A window of Amycolatopsis australiensis contains these coding sequences:
- a CDS encoding DUF5685 family protein, which produces MFGIIRPCRHRLSGGLHAEWLAHLCGLCLTLRDEHGQLARVVTNYDGLIISALVEAQAPSEQLRRDAGPCPLRGMRTASVARGEGAQLAAAVSLVLAAAKVGDHVEDGDGAFGRRPVAVAARRVAARWAKQGGRTGGRVGFDTAVLVEAVERQGELERAMRPGDPVLRATEPAERATAAAFARTAELAGRPANAGPLAEAGRLFGRVAHLLDAVEDYEADAAAGAWNPLRATGTSLEEARRLCDDAVLGVELALREVEFAESGLVHALLVHELRQAVRRAFGHGSGAGCGGQWAGGSAGDESRPGGQPAGGSAGRVLADGAGWASGSAAHSAAGWVDGLAGQQPPGWIGPGPTPPQHPQQPPPGWIGRGPAPQGHPHQVPPAGPPRPQGFPPPGPVPPPGAPGPGGPGGRGPGGPGDRGPGGRGPDGPGGPGGPGGPGGPGGPGGPGGPGGPGGPGGPGGPGGPGGPGGPGDPGGPGRGQPEPLDGKGGGLWYPKFAVPPRKRNFLLGCALTPYMCCTCQFCCRDPYPGPWSGKPHSSCDCDCDCCDCCSCCDCSC; this is translated from the coding sequence ATGTTCGGGATCATCAGGCCGTGCCGGCACCGGCTGTCCGGCGGGCTGCACGCGGAGTGGCTCGCGCACCTGTGCGGGCTGTGCCTCACGTTGCGCGACGAGCACGGCCAGCTGGCCCGCGTCGTCACGAACTACGACGGGCTGATCATCTCGGCGCTGGTCGAGGCGCAGGCACCGAGCGAGCAGCTGCGCCGGGACGCGGGGCCGTGCCCGCTGCGGGGCATGCGGACGGCGTCGGTGGCCCGCGGCGAGGGCGCCCAGCTGGCGGCGGCGGTATCGCTGGTGCTGGCGGCGGCGAAGGTCGGCGACCACGTCGAGGACGGCGACGGCGCCTTCGGCAGGCGCCCGGTGGCGGTCGCGGCACGCCGCGTCGCGGCACGGTGGGCGAAGCAGGGCGGTCGCACCGGCGGGCGGGTCGGGTTCGACACGGCGGTGCTGGTGGAGGCGGTCGAGCGGCAGGGCGAGCTGGAGCGAGCGATGCGGCCGGGCGACCCGGTGCTGCGGGCGACGGAACCGGCGGAGCGCGCAACGGCGGCAGCGTTCGCCCGGACGGCGGAGCTGGCGGGCCGCCCGGCGAACGCAGGCCCGCTGGCGGAGGCGGGCCGCCTGTTCGGCCGGGTGGCGCACCTGCTGGACGCGGTCGAGGACTACGAGGCGGACGCGGCGGCGGGGGCGTGGAATCCGCTCCGCGCCACGGGGACGTCGCTGGAAGAGGCGCGGCGGTTGTGTGATGACGCCGTGCTGGGGGTCGAGCTTGCGCTGCGGGAGGTGGAGTTCGCGGAGTCCGGGCTGGTGCACGCGCTGTTGGTGCACGAGCTGCGCCAGGCGGTGCGCCGGGCTTTCGGGCACGGCTCGGGCGCCGGGTGCGGAGGCCAGTGGGCGGGTGGCTCGGCGGGGGATGAGTCGCGGCCGGGTGGCCAGCCGGCGGGTGGCTCTGCTGGGCGAGTGCTCGCGGACGGTGCCGGTTGGGCGAGTGGCTCTGCTGCGCACAGTGCCGCCGGTTGGGTGGATGGCCTCGCCGGGCAGCAGCCGCCCGGCTGGATCGGGCCCGGACCCACGCCGCCGCAGCATCCGCAGCAGCCGCCGCCCGGGTGGATCGGGCGGGGGCCTGCTCCGCAGGGGCATCCTCACCAGGTTCCGCCGGCCGGTCCGCCGCGGCCGCAGGGGTTTCCGCCGCCCGGTCCTGTTCCGCCGCCCGGCGCTCCCGGCCCGGGCGGTCCTGGCGGCCGCGGCCCAGGTGGCCCTGGTGATCGTGGTCCGGGTGGCCGCGGTCCCGATGGCCCTGGTGGCCCTGGTGGCCCTGGTGGTCCGGGTGGTCCGGGTGGGCCTGGCGGCCCTGGTGGTCCGGGCGGTCCCGGTGGCCCCGGTGGCCCCGGTGGGCCTGGTGGGCCTGGTGGGCCTGGGGGCCCAGGTGACCCGGGCGGTCCCGGCCGAGGCCAACCAGAACCCCTCGACGGCAAAGGCGGCGGCCTCTGGTACCCGAAGTTCGCCGTCCCGCCGCGCAAGCGCAACTTCTTGCTCGGCTGCGCCCTCACGCCGTACATGTGCTGTACCTGCCAGTTCTGCTGCCGCGATCCCTATCCTGGGCCGTGGAGCGGGAAACCCCACTCGAGCTGTGACTGCGATTGCGACTGTTGCGACTGCTGTTCCTGCTGTGACTGCAGTTGTTGA